Proteins encoded within one genomic window of Dyadobacter chenhuakuii:
- a CDS encoding PepSY domain-containing protein — MTISVWRYSHLALAVSSFLLLTLAAVTGIILAFQPLSEKVLPYRTDHFSETTLAGTLPVLRKQYPGISELTVDKNQFVQIKGSDAEGKKLQAYIDPQTGSLLGYPAPKSEFFEWVTALHRSLFIHETGRFFIGLTAFLLLLITVSGTMLIIQRQRGLKRFFSRIVRDNFAQYYHVVLGRLSLIPIFIIALSGTYLSLARFGLIESPVVSAEVDFDAIKSGPVRDPADFEVFKKINLSEVQTIEFPFSEDPEDYYTLKLTDREITVNQINGDILSEVRYPTAALLTELNLDLHTGRTHAIWAVILAVASGNILFFIYSGFAMTWKRRANRVKNKYTADESEFIILVGSENGSTFNFANAIHKQLIAGGRSAYVTELNNYKVYPKASNIIVMAATYGLGNPPTNAAHFAAHLEKHKQPRPVRFSVVGFGSHGYPDFCKFAFEVDNLLAKQDWAVPALEIHTVNDKSPDEFGQWAASWSQHAGVALAISSDSLTTRHEPVQQLTVVDKTTVSTPGEAFLISLRANNPTDFTSGDLLAIYPANDHRERLYSIGKVGSNIQLSVKLHEGGLGSDYLYRLNAGSEIGARIVGNPHFHFPENASSVIMISNGTGIAPFLGMIDQQNAPVDCRLYCGFRDDASFLLYKTSIQTNLKNGKLNSLHIAYSREGAREYVKDLLARDEAFVAETLSNNGVIMLCGSLAMQNNVVALLDHICQTRLGKNISYFQSHGQVLMDCY; from the coding sequence ATGACCATTTCTGTATGGAGATACAGCCACCTAGCGTTGGCTGTATCTTCTTTTCTTTTACTGACCCTCGCCGCTGTTACGGGCATCATTCTGGCATTTCAGCCATTGTCCGAAAAAGTCCTGCCCTACCGCACCGATCATTTCAGTGAAACTACGCTGGCGGGAACATTACCCGTTTTACGAAAACAATATCCCGGAATCAGCGAACTTACGGTTGATAAAAATCAGTTTGTACAGATCAAAGGCAGTGATGCGGAAGGGAAAAAACTGCAAGCTTACATTGATCCGCAAACCGGCAGCCTGCTGGGTTACCCCGCACCCAAAAGCGAATTTTTCGAATGGGTAACGGCGCTGCACCGCTCGCTCTTTATTCATGAAACAGGCCGGTTTTTTATCGGGCTGACTGCGTTTTTATTGCTCCTGATCACCGTTTCCGGCACAATGCTCATAATCCAGCGGCAGCGTGGATTGAAACGTTTTTTCAGCCGCATTGTGCGGGATAATTTTGCGCAGTATTACCATGTGGTGCTAGGCAGGCTGTCGCTCATCCCTATTTTCATCATTGCATTAAGTGGCACGTATCTCTCGCTGGCCCGTTTTGGATTGATAGAGTCCCCGGTTGTATCCGCCGAGGTTGATTTTGATGCGATCAAGTCGGGGCCTGTTCGGGATCCTGCTGATTTTGAGGTGTTTAAAAAAATAAATTTATCCGAGGTTCAAACCATTGAATTTCCCTTTTCCGAAGACCCTGAGGATTACTATACATTAAAACTTACCGACCGCGAGATAACGGTTAACCAGATCAACGGAGACATTTTAAGCGAGGTTCGGTATCCGACGGCTGCATTGCTTACCGAGCTAAATCTGGACCTGCACACGGGGCGCACCCATGCGATATGGGCTGTTATCCTGGCAGTTGCTTCGGGTAACATTCTCTTTTTCATCTACTCAGGCTTTGCGATGACATGGAAGCGCAGGGCTAACCGCGTAAAAAACAAGTATACGGCGGATGAAAGTGAGTTTATCATCCTGGTAGGATCTGAAAACGGCAGCACTTTTAATTTCGCCAATGCCATTCACAAGCAGCTGATCGCAGGAGGCAGATCGGCTTATGTTACGGAGCTTAATAATTATAAAGTTTATCCGAAAGCATCAAACATCATTGTCATGGCGGCTACTTACGGGCTGGGTAACCCGCCTACCAATGCTGCACATTTCGCTGCACATCTGGAAAAGCACAAGCAACCCCGTCCCGTCCGTTTTTCTGTGGTAGGCTTTGGTTCACACGGTTATCCCGATTTTTGCAAATTCGCGTTTGAGGTTGATAATCTTTTGGCCAAACAGGATTGGGCTGTTCCTGCCCTTGAAATCCACACCGTCAATGACAAATCCCCGGATGAGTTCGGTCAGTGGGCAGCGAGCTGGTCGCAGCATGCGGGTGTGGCGCTTGCTATATCCTCCGACTCGCTAACAACCCGCCATGAACCCGTACAGCAACTTACAGTCGTTGATAAAACAACCGTTTCAACCCCAGGCGAAGCCTTTCTCATCAGCCTTCGGGCAAATAACCCGACGGATTTCACTTCCGGCGATTTACTTGCCATTTATCCCGCAAATGATCACCGGGAGCGGCTTTATTCTATTGGCAAGGTTGGTAGCAACATTCAATTGAGTGTAAAATTGCATGAAGGCGGGTTGGGTTCGGATTATCTTTATCGCCTGAATGCAGGGAGCGAGATCGGTGCCAGGATTGTAGGCAACCCGCATTTCCACTTTCCAGAGAATGCGTCTTCGGTGATTATGATCTCTAACGGGACAGGCATAGCGCCGTTCCTGGGTATGATCGATCAGCAAAATGCTCCGGTGGATTGCCGTTTATACTGCGGTTTCCGGGACGATGCCTCGTTTTTGCTTTACAAAACTTCCATTCAAACTAACCTGAAAAACGGGAAATTAAACAGTCTGCACATTGCTTATTCCCGGGAAGGCGCCAGGGAATATGTGAAAGATCTGCTGGCAAGGGACGAAGCTTTTGTGGCCGAAACGCTGTCCAATAACGGTGTTATCATGCTTTGCGGGTCGTTGGCCATGCAGAACAATGTAGTCGCTTTGCTGGACCATATTTGTCAAACCCGCCTGGGGAAAAACATCAGTTACTTTCAGTCGCACGGCCAGGTGCTAATGGATTGTTACTAA
- a CDS encoding DUF2271 domain-containing protein — MSDLFKITLLFLTLTIARPNNAVAQAAGKSKYKCMIQMTNYMGEGAYIVISLINSKGAYEKTLYVLGPDKKWYNSMKEWHKFQSRQKANISAITGASVTGGDRSVNVFEIDNAKINAGYKIRFESAVEDKEYHVKDLEIPLTTESLAAKNEGTGYIRYVRFSAN, encoded by the coding sequence ATGTCTGATTTATTTAAAATAACACTCCTTTTCCTGACACTGACGATCGCCCGCCCAAACAATGCTGTTGCACAGGCGGCCGGCAAGAGCAAATACAAGTGCATGATCCAGATGACCAATTACATGGGTGAAGGCGCATATATCGTGATTTCGCTCATTAACAGTAAAGGTGCTTACGAGAAGACATTGTATGTGCTGGGGCCCGATAAAAAGTGGTACAACAGCATGAAAGAATGGCACAAGTTCCAATCCAGGCAAAAAGCCAACATCAGCGCCATTACGGGTGCATCGGTGACGGGAGGCGACCGGAGCGTGAACGTGTTTGAAATTGATAATGCCAAGATCAACGCGGGATATAAGATCCGTTTTGAGAGCGCTGTGGAAGACAAGGAATATCACGTGAAAGACCTGGAAATCCCATTGACCACCGAGTCACTGGCTGCGAAAAACGAGGGAACTGGATACATTCGTTACGTCCGTTTCAGCGCTAATTAA
- a CDS encoding 5'-methylthioadenosine/adenosylhomocysteine nucleosidase produces MKKSLLIFLLLFLQITNINAQSVTGVLGAFPPELVLLQSRMEEKKDTIIQQIRFTKGKLNGRQIVLAQTGIGKVNAAITTTLMIEHFKPREIIFSGIAGGIDPALNPGDIVIGTHVTYHDFGMAEDNGMQYWSTKNPATMLENPRSFVCDSTLVKKALAVSKGLTFSKIKRDNGSFEPAVKQGIIVTGDVFVSSEIITKRLREELNAAATEMEGAAIAQTCYQQNTPFLIIRSLSDNANEKAQNDIMAFYDIAAHNAATLVMAVVGKM; encoded by the coding sequence ATGAAAAAATCACTCCTTATTTTTCTTCTCTTATTTTTACAAATCACAAACATTAATGCGCAGAGCGTAACGGGCGTTCTTGGTGCATTTCCTCCTGAGCTGGTGTTGCTGCAAAGCAGAATGGAGGAGAAAAAAGACACGATCATACAGCAGATCCGCTTTACAAAAGGCAAATTAAATGGCCGTCAGATCGTATTGGCGCAAACGGGGATCGGGAAGGTGAATGCTGCGATCACTACGACTTTGATGATCGAACATTTCAAGCCACGCGAAATTATCTTTTCCGGAATTGCGGGCGGCATTGACCCTGCGCTTAACCCAGGCGACATAGTGATTGGGACACATGTGACCTACCACGATTTTGGTATGGCCGAAGACAACGGGATGCAATATTGGTCTACTAAAAACCCGGCAACAATGTTGGAAAACCCAAGGTCATTTGTTTGTGACAGTACATTGGTTAAGAAGGCGTTAGCCGTTTCTAAGGGACTTACATTCTCGAAGATCAAACGAGACAACGGCAGTTTCGAACCGGCTGTAAAGCAGGGAATTATTGTCACGGGCGATGTTTTTGTCTCTTCTGAAATTATCACGAAACGCCTCCGTGAAGAGCTGAATGCCGCTGCAACTGAGATGGAAGGTGCTGCTATTGCCCAAACTTGTTACCAACAAAACACACCTTTCCTGATCATCCGCAGCCTGAGCGACAATGCCAATGAAAAAGCGCAAAATGACATTATGGCTTTTTACGACATTGCCGCTCACAACGCCGCCACACTTGTAATGGCTGTCGTCGGGAAAATGTAA
- a CDS encoding ankyrin repeat domain-containing protein, producing MKKLLIAACAFLSFAAQAQQNVLLEQSFWKTSPDVSAVKAEIEKGSNPAQFNNNMFDPVVLAINAGAPNPTIEYLLTQPGNTVDKATHDGRIYLHWAAMRGNVELMEYLVAKGAKGNYVDGHGATPINFAAGGGQQNTKVYDICLAHGADLKKDLNNDGANALLIGIANDKDLALTNYFISKGLDLKSTDAAGHNAFSYAARAGKIDVLKTLLAKGVPANSDAILMAAQGGRGSANPIEVYQYLESLKLKPTVIGKNGENALHAIVRKPKQEEIIKYFLSKGVDVNKADEDGNTVFMNAAASNRDTATIGILLSSVKNINQLNEKGVSALAMAVRGNSPEVIGYLIGKGADINTTDKNGDNLAFYLAQSYNARTAGEFGPKIKVLQDKGFKIAAPAKNGNTLYHIAVAKNDLALVKSLEAYQIDVNAKNSEGITALHKAAMVSKDDAMLKYLLSIGAKKEIETNFNETAFDLAGENESLSKNNVTVNFLK from the coding sequence ATGAAAAAACTTCTTATTGCTGCCTGTGCATTCTTATCGTTTGCTGCTCAGGCTCAGCAGAATGTCCTTCTGGAACAATCTTTCTGGAAAACCTCCCCGGATGTGAGTGCAGTGAAAGCGGAGATTGAAAAAGGAAGCAATCCTGCCCAGTTCAATAACAACATGTTTGATCCGGTTGTGCTTGCTATCAATGCAGGAGCGCCCAACCCTACCATTGAATATCTGCTGACCCAGCCGGGCAACACAGTGGATAAGGCAACCCACGACGGCCGGATTTATCTGCATTGGGCTGCTATGCGAGGCAATGTGGAATTGATGGAATATCTGGTTGCCAAGGGAGCGAAAGGAAATTATGTGGATGGCCACGGTGCTACGCCGATCAACTTTGCTGCAGGCGGCGGTCAGCAGAACACCAAGGTTTACGACATATGCCTGGCACACGGCGCCGATTTGAAAAAAGACCTGAATAATGATGGTGCAAATGCATTGCTGATCGGCATAGCAAATGATAAAGACCTGGCGTTGACCAATTATTTTATATCCAAAGGCCTGGACTTAAAAAGCACTGACGCTGCCGGACACAATGCATTCAGTTACGCTGCCCGTGCGGGTAAAATCGATGTTTTGAAAACACTTTTAGCAAAAGGAGTTCCTGCCAATTCGGATGCGATTCTCATGGCTGCGCAAGGCGGTCGCGGCAGTGCTAACCCTATCGAAGTTTATCAATATCTGGAAAGCCTGAAATTGAAACCGACTGTTATCGGGAAGAACGGAGAGAATGCATTGCATGCTATTGTGCGCAAGCCAAAGCAGGAAGAAATCATCAAATATTTCCTGAGCAAAGGCGTGGATGTGAACAAAGCGGACGAAGACGGCAACACGGTTTTCATGAATGCCGCGGCCAGCAATCGGGATACAGCGACCATTGGCATATTACTTTCCAGTGTTAAAAACATTAACCAGTTGAATGAAAAGGGCGTTAGTGCGTTGGCAATGGCTGTTCGCGGTAACTCTCCTGAGGTGATCGGCTACCTGATCGGCAAAGGTGCAGATATTAATACAACGGATAAAAACGGCGATAACCTTGCTTTCTATCTCGCCCAATCCTACAATGCCAGAACAGCAGGCGAGTTTGGACCGAAAATAAAAGTGTTGCAGGACAAAGGTTTTAAAATCGCTGCACCAGCGAAAAACGGCAACACATTATACCATATCGCAGTGGCGAAAAACGACCTGGCACTGGTTAAAAGTCTGGAAGCATATCAGATAGATGTGAATGCAAAAAACAGCGAAGGCATTACCGCATTGCACAAGGCTGCTATGGTTTCGAAAGACGATGCAATGCTGAAATATCTGCTTTCCATCGGTGCTAAAAAAGAGATTGAGACAAATTTCAACGAAACTGCTTTTGACTTGGCGGGAGAGAATGAGTCGCTTTCTAAAAACAATGTAACTGTCAATTTCCTGAAATAA
- the map gene encoding type I methionyl aminopeptidase: MSITKEEELTGMQRASEVVAVILKRMTAFAKPGMTTKELDNFGAGLFKEFGAKSAPNLAYGFPGWTCISVNNEFCHGIPTDRTILRDGDLVNIDVSAEVGGYWSDNGGSFVLGPDTNGHQQLVDASKQILKKAISNIKGGVRISDIGFLIESEARKRGYKVIKNLNGHGIGRHLHEEPSEIANYRDRSNTRRFKKNSVVAIETFISTRSSLAVETGDGWTTVGDKGGFMAQHEHTIVVTDGAPIILTASNDIWA; encoded by the coding sequence ATGTCGATTACCAAAGAAGAAGAATTAACGGGAATGCAGCGTGCGAGTGAAGTGGTTGCCGTAATCCTGAAAAGAATGACGGCGTTTGCAAAACCCGGAATGACAACCAAAGAACTCGACAATTTCGGGGCTGGGCTTTTTAAAGAATTTGGGGCAAAATCAGCGCCTAACCTTGCTTATGGCTTTCCCGGCTGGACGTGTATCAGCGTTAACAATGAGTTTTGCCACGGCATCCCAACGGACAGAACGATCTTGCGCGATGGCGATCTGGTGAACATTGATGTTTCGGCAGAAGTGGGTGGCTACTGGTCTGATAACGGCGGATCATTTGTGTTGGGACCAGATACAAACGGGCATCAGCAGCTTGTGGACGCCTCCAAACAAATCCTGAAAAAGGCGATCAGCAACATCAAAGGCGGCGTAAGAATCTCGGATATCGGTTTTTTAATAGAATCAGAAGCCAGAAAACGCGGTTATAAGGTGATCAAAAACTTGAATGGCCATGGAATAGGACGGCATCTGCACGAAGAACCGTCCGAAATTGCCAATTACCGCGATCGTTCTAATACGAGGCGCTTCAAGAAAAATTCAGTTGTTGCCATCGAAACGTTTATTTCAACACGTTCATCGCTGGCCGTGGAAACAGGCGACGGCTGGACAACGGTAGGGGACAAAGGCGGTTTCATGGCTCAGCACGAGCACACAATCGTGGTAACCGACGGCGCGCCGATCATTTTAACGGCCAGCAACGATATCTGGGCATAA
- a CDS encoding LytR/AlgR family response regulator transcription factor, protein MKVLIIEDEGQTAERLENLIHRYDKTIRVLDKIGSVEKTLAYFAKQNAELPDLIFMDIHLEDDLGFRILEELKLTVPVIFTTAFNEYALRAFKTFSIDYLLKPIDYQELSEAIDKFKTIVKPTLPENRFARLLENYKESAYKERFMVTAGTRLQSIAVAQVAYFSYERKTTLLNTTDGKFYSLDYSLDKLVELLDPNRFFRVNRSQVISLHSIRSVNQHPMGKMVVEIEPTPRVEVTVSLDRIAAFKDWLGK, encoded by the coding sequence ATGAAAGTATTGATCATTGAAGATGAAGGCCAGACTGCCGAACGCTTGGAAAACCTCATTCACAGGTATGACAAGACGATCCGGGTGCTCGACAAAATCGGATCTGTTGAAAAGACGCTGGCATATTTTGCAAAACAAAATGCGGAGCTTCCAGACCTGATCTTCATGGACATTCACCTGGAAGACGATCTTGGATTCCGTATTCTGGAAGAGCTGAAACTAACCGTTCCGGTTATTTTTACAACCGCTTTCAACGAATATGCATTAAGGGCCTTCAAAACATTCAGTATCGATTATTTGTTAAAACCAATTGATTATCAGGAGCTTTCGGAGGCCATCGACAAGTTTAAAACCATTGTAAAACCTACGTTGCCCGAAAATCGGTTCGCGCGGTTACTGGAAAATTATAAGGAGTCGGCCTATAAAGAGCGGTTCATGGTCACGGCCGGAACGCGATTACAGAGCATTGCGGTGGCGCAAGTCGCCTATTTTTCCTATGAGCGAAAGACCACGCTGTTGAACACAACAGACGGGAAATTTTATAGCCTTGATTACAGTTTGGATAAGCTTGTAGAATTGCTTGATCCGAATCGATTTTTCAGGGTTAACAGGTCGCAAGTGATCTCTTTACATTCCATCCGGTCGGTGAATCAGCATCCCATGGGCAAAATGGTCGTGGAAATCGAGCCTACGCCACGAGTTGAAGTGACTGTAAGCCTGGATCGCATCGCTGCATTCAAGGATTGGCTCGGTAAATAG
- a CDS encoding restriction endonuclease subunit S — protein sequence MKSIKYFDFEDCEEAELGAVATITTGCQYAQFEWPDENLQPFTLIEKLVGDSIILGEQKYMRVSEREKKKFGFLHGDIIFTHNSSSSQLGNCVLYDLPHFVLHTKYLRIVANERVNSHFLLLMLTQLRLEGNIHRIAKQKGSVYYVSIEDLKRLKILVPTIEHQKQLLDFHIRA from the coding sequence TTGAAATCCATAAAGTATTTTGATTTTGAAGACTGCGAGGAGGCAGAGCTGGGCGCTGTGGCAACAATCACGACGGGATGCCAATATGCTCAGTTTGAATGGCCCGACGAAAATTTACAACCATTCACACTCATTGAAAAACTGGTTGGCGACAGCATTATCCTGGGAGAACAGAAATATATGCGCGTTTCCGAGCGCGAGAAAAAGAAGTTCGGTTTCCTGCATGGCGACATTATATTTACCCATAACAGCAGTTCCAGCCAGCTTGGCAATTGTGTCCTTTACGATCTTCCCCATTTTGTTTTACATACCAAATATCTGCGCATTGTTGCCAATGAGCGCGTGAACAGCCATTTTCTGTTACTAATGCTTACCCAATTACGTCTGGAAGGAAACATTCACCGGATCGCAAAACAAAAAGGCAGTGTTTATTACGTGAGTATAGAAGATTTGAAGCGGTTGAAAATCCTTGTTCCCACAATAGAACACCAGAAACAATTGCTCGATTTTCATATCCGTGCTTGA
- a CDS encoding FAD:protein FMN transferase — protein MLYRFTIFFFLFCLTTNAQVLRKRTTMLMGGRFDITIVAQDSAAAEAGIDAVIAEITRIENLISDWKPNSQVSEVNANAGIRPVKVDAEVFGLTERAIALSKLTNGAFDISFAAMERIWKFDGSMTAMPSADAVKKSVENVGYQNIILDKEEGTIFLKEKGMKIGFGALGEGYATDRCRDMMLKQGIKAGIVNGSGDMSAWGKQPDGSDWVIGITDPGRPGELFAVVPLRQGAVVTSGSYEKFVVIDGKRYAHIINPATGYPATGLTSVTVFGPGAERANGFSTSLMVMGQEAGMKLINQFPEFNCVMITDDGKVVTSKNFNIARYRP, from the coding sequence ATGCTATATCGTTTTACTATATTCTTCTTTCTTTTTTGCCTCACAACAAATGCACAGGTTTTGCGGAAAAGGACCACTATGCTCATGGGTGGCCGTTTTGACATCACCATCGTAGCACAAGATTCCGCCGCAGCAGAAGCGGGCATTGATGCCGTGATCGCGGAAATTACGCGGATCGAAAATCTGATTTCCGATTGGAAACCCAACTCCCAGGTTTCAGAAGTTAATGCCAATGCGGGTATCCGGCCGGTGAAAGTCGATGCGGAGGTTTTCGGGTTAACGGAAAGGGCCATTGCACTTTCCAAACTCACCAATGGTGCCTTCGATATCAGTTTTGCAGCTATGGAACGCATCTGGAAGTTCGATGGCTCAATGACAGCAATGCCCAGTGCCGATGCTGTGAAAAAATCTGTTGAAAATGTGGGTTACCAAAACATTATCCTGGATAAAGAGGAAGGGACTATTTTTCTGAAAGAGAAAGGAATGAAAATCGGGTTCGGGGCGCTGGGCGAAGGTTACGCAACGGACCGGTGTCGTGATATGATGTTAAAACAGGGCATTAAGGCTGGCATAGTGAATGGTTCCGGAGATATGAGCGCGTGGGGAAAACAGCCCGATGGCAGCGACTGGGTCATCGGCATAACGGATCCGGGGCGTCCGGGAGAACTTTTTGCAGTGGTGCCGCTTCGTCAGGGTGCCGTAGTGACGTCGGGCAGTTATGAGAAGTTTGTGGTCATAGATGGCAAGCGTTATGCGCACATTATCAATCCTGCGACGGGTTATCCTGCTACGGGCCTTACGAGCGTGACCGTTTTCGGGCCCGGTGCCGAGCGCGCCAATGGTTTCAGCACATCGCTGATGGTTATGGGCCAGGAAGCCGGAATGAAGCTCATCAACCAATTCCCGGAATTCAATTGCGTAATGATCACCGACGACGGTAAAGTGGTTACTTCAAAAAATTTCAATATTGCCAGATACCGGCCTTAG
- a CDS encoding FAD-dependent oxidoreductase: protein MENNNKNTRDGRNTSLWQKNTSGAAASDGLDTSRTFDALIVGAGITGVTTALLLQKAGRSCILVDAHNPGYGTTGGTTAHINTFADTTFAEVESKFSEEAAKQFADSIAGSVRLIHEHVETYEIDCDFEWKKGYVYSQTEKETKELDDIFDSSLRAGVKVEITNEVPVNAEFQKAIVFENQAQFHPLKYIQGLLSEFEKLGGVTLGNTLIDDIKTEDGVHIASATSREIKAKTVVYATHIPPGGVNVLHFRNAPYRSYVIAATLTNDEYPEDLVYDMQEPYHYFRTHEIDGQKYLIAGGHDHKTGHGDPEQSFTDLINFTKQCYPVKDIYTQWSAQYYVPADGLPYIGKSPGASDGIYTATGFNGNGMILGTVSAMVLSDIILNGKSEYEDLYNPARIKPIAGFTEVIKENADVVGRFIGDRFGVQEIDSVAQLPDDSGEIVELDGQKLAIYKDPTGKVQALDPVCTHTHCIVNWNNAEKSWDCPCHGARFDTDGTVLTGPARRNLQPVNIGVK, encoded by the coding sequence ATGGAAAATAATAATAAAAATACGCGCGACGGACGCAACACAAGCCTTTGGCAAAAAAATACATCCGGTGCAGCAGCCTCTGATGGGCTCGACACTTCCAGGACATTTGACGCACTCATTGTAGGTGCGGGAATTACGGGAGTAACAACGGCTTTACTCTTACAGAAGGCCGGGCGGAGTTGCATCCTGGTGGACGCGCACAATCCCGGATATGGCACAACCGGAGGCACCACGGCACACATTAATACATTTGCAGACACCACTTTTGCAGAAGTAGAAAGCAAATTCAGCGAAGAGGCTGCCAAACAATTCGCGGATTCCATCGCCGGGTCCGTACGCCTGATCCATGAGCATGTTGAAACTTACGAGATCGACTGCGATTTCGAATGGAAAAAAGGATATGTGTATTCGCAAACGGAGAAAGAAACCAAGGAGCTGGATGATATTTTCGACAGCTCGCTACGGGCTGGTGTGAAAGTGGAAATTACCAACGAAGTCCCCGTAAACGCCGAGTTTCAAAAAGCCATTGTATTCGAAAACCAGGCACAATTCCACCCGCTCAAATACATCCAGGGCCTTCTTTCGGAGTTCGAAAAGCTGGGTGGTGTCACATTGGGGAATACGCTGATCGATGATATTAAAACAGAAGATGGTGTTCACATTGCCTCAGCAACGTCGCGGGAAATTAAGGCGAAAACGGTTGTATATGCCACCCACATTCCGCCGGGCGGAGTTAATGTGCTCCATTTCCGGAATGCGCCTTATCGCAGTTACGTTATAGCAGCTACGCTTACCAACGACGAATATCCTGAGGATCTGGTCTATGATATGCAAGAGCCTTACCACTATTTCAGGACGCATGAAATTGATGGACAAAAGTATCTGATAGCGGGAGGTCATGACCATAAAACGGGCCACGGTGACCCGGAACAGTCATTTACTGACCTGATCAATTTTACAAAACAATGTTATCCCGTCAAAGACATTTACACCCAGTGGTCGGCACAGTATTATGTTCCGGCGGATGGGTTGCCTTACATTGGCAAGTCGCCCGGAGCCTCGGACGGCATTTATACAGCCACGGGCTTTAATGGAAATGGTATGATCCTGGGAACAGTTTCGGCGATGGTTCTTTCCGATATTATTTTAAATGGAAAAAGCGAATACGAAGACCTGTACAATCCGGCAAGAATTAAGCCGATCGCTGGTTTTACAGAGGTCATCAAAGAAAATGCCGATGTCGTGGGCCGCTTTATAGGCGACCGCTTTGGCGTGCAAGAAATCGATTCAGTTGCCCAACTACCGGATGATTCAGGTGAAATTGTTGAACTGGACGGTCAGAAGCTGGCCATTTACAAAGATCCAACGGGCAAGGTCCAAGCGCTTGATCCCGTGTGTACACATACCCATTGCATTGTGAACTGGAATAATGCTGAAAAAAGCTGGGACTGCCCCTGCCACGGAGCGCGCTTTGATACGGACGGGACCGTACTAACAGGACCGGCCAGAAGAAATCTCCAGCCGGTCAACATTGGGGTAAAATGA
- a CDS encoding sensor histidine kinase, translating into MRLIPVSTLFSKQEWQLAAGIVCIYLPVRIFVSNVALDGETILNKMPLWIAEFAVNLLFFRIWIAIIGAIQYSSGRLDATFTFRFPRRLFTYAVGLVLAVLFNFAFIFLWRNMEMLLAQQLQIVIKRTEQEIQPFNRQQKAKANTGLTVMAMLATIYMVSVKRSNEQLEQVSLRAAQLEKENLQTRFIALKNQLSPHFLFNSLSILTSIIEKNPQQSVLYVNRLSKSYRYILDHSDLESVTLRTELDFIEAYVFLLKSRFEEKMHVHIEIPAAAHYQYKIAPLTLQLLIENAVKHNQMSMENPLHISIGMIDFQLIISNPIRKRNNLPASAEIGLSNIIRRYGLLTKEPVTVSETGGSFVVKIPLLT; encoded by the coding sequence ATGCGATTAATTCCGGTCTCAACATTATTCTCAAAACAGGAGTGGCAGCTGGCGGCCGGGATTGTCTGCATTTATCTGCCTGTGCGGATATTTGTAAGCAATGTGGCGCTGGACGGAGAGACCATTTTAAATAAAATGCCGCTCTGGATTGCTGAATTCGCTGTTAACCTGCTGTTTTTCAGGATATGGATCGCGATCATCGGTGCCATACAATACTCATCCGGCAGGCTCGATGCAACTTTTACGTTCAGGTTTCCGAGGCGGCTTTTTACCTATGCCGTTGGTTTGGTGCTGGCGGTGTTATTCAATTTTGCATTCATTTTCCTTTGGCGCAATATGGAAATGTTGCTGGCGCAGCAATTACAGATCGTCATCAAAAGGACCGAACAGGAAATACAGCCTTTCAACCGTCAGCAAAAAGCAAAAGCCAATACGGGCCTGACGGTGATGGCTATGTTGGCGACCATTTATATGGTCTCGGTCAAGCGCAGCAATGAACAACTGGAACAAGTAAGCTTGCGCGCCGCACAGCTAGAAAAGGAGAATTTGCAAACCCGCTTTATAGCACTCAAAAATCAGCTAAGCCCTCATTTTTTGTTTAACAGCCTGAGTATTCTGACCTCTATCATTGAAAAGAATCCGCAGCAATCGGTGTTGTATGTCAATAGGTTATCCAAATCTTACCGTTATATACTGGATCATTCCGATCTGGAATCGGTAACATTGAGAACGGAGCTGGATTTCATTGAAGCGTATGTTTTTTTACTGAAATCGAGGTTTGAGGAAAAGATGCATGTGCACATCGAAATCCCTGCTGCTGCCCATTACCAATACAAAATCGCCCCGCTCACATTGCAATTGCTCATTGAAAATGCAGTGAAGCACAACCAAATGTCGATGGAAAATCCTTTGCATATCAGTATTGGAATGATTGATTTTCAGCTGATTATTAGTAATCCCATCAGAAAGCGGAACAACCTGCCGGCTTCGGCTGAAATAGGACTGTCCAACATTATCCGCAGATATGGATTGCTGACCAAAGAGCCGGTAACGGTCTCTGAAACAGGCGGTTCATTCGTTGTGAAAATCCCATTGCTGACATGA